From Anastrepha obliqua isolate idAnaObli1 chromosome 3, idAnaObli1_1.0, whole genome shotgun sequence:
AATATAATTGACATAAGACGGCATttgccaaaattataaattttccgatagggtgattaattttgcgccaccttgtatatacataccgATAAGTATAAGTATGATTGGTGGGTGTGCTTTTGTTAAGCTTCTCCTCCGATTTCAGGTGAGCGTTTTCACTTTGTCCTGTAAATAGAGagacctatagttttatgtcGACTTCGGGTGACAGACGATTTTTATGAGAACCTTTTTTTATAGTAGAAATATAATATAGATGGCAAACTTTTGCCATTGCcgttattagcaaaaaaataacatttgatGTCTCATGTCCATAATGGGTCTTGAGCCCTCGCGAGAATGCTGGTTACCATATTGGAAGTTTAAGGCGTTGAAAATTGATCaaaaacaatcggtatcaaatgaaaatcgtttttattcattagataatttttttatttataaaaaaaaattttttttcaatgacaataataaaaaaaattgcttcccctgACTCAGGtatgtctgaaaaaaaaattcggtcgattattcatcaggagaAATGTCGTTATGCTGGGTagcagatttataaaaaaaaattttctagatattttatctgtttgtttattggaataacaaaaaaaaaaaaaactattttctcgctttaaaaaaaaattgaaaaattgattataaaattataattctgctaccCCCGAGAGCCACACGTCTactcaataacatattaaaaattcaaattaatcggttcagtactttttgagaaatcaccaacgccaactcggaaaaaatagtttcgataAAAACAGGGTTAACGCGTTTATACCTGGACATCGCACTCCAAACCGGTACCGTTTTAGAGGACTGTAACGTCTAAACTACgacgaatttcaatataaaaatttgcaggtatgtttttgaaagtataaactatcataatataaaaaaaatggattttgtcGAAATTCTAGATCAGAAAGGTGCTTTAAATATTATTGCATttgcgataattttttttaagcatctgAAATATAGCATAGAAAAAACCtagatttacatacatacatatattttcaacCATAGTTCTCACATTTACATCTTACTTTACCAGTAGCATACATTTAGGCGTTACAGCGCTTGGCATTCACTTCTAAACTCACTACTCATGCAGCATAGAGTTTTTTGCATTATGTTCGTCTGTCAGTCAATTTTCTAACCAGCCCAACAGCCACTTACATGCCATGCTAGGTATTTCCTTCAACCACCCACTTTGGCACCCACCCAACAAATTACTTGGAGAAGTGTACGAGTATTTTGTTTACATTGTTGCCATATTCATTAAGGCATTTTTCGTTCAACACATTTTACGTTTAACTCATCTGTGGAGCTCTATAAGGTATGtagtgtaagaaaaaaaaaagtttatacaaaataaaaacgacaAACAACGGTAGAGTGAGATAGCAGATAATGTAGCGATGCGAAATAAGTAAAGCCGTAATCAGTTACCTATTCACTCACATAGCCATATACacaataatacataaatatcgCTTTCAACATGGCTTCGACGGCCCGCATCGTTTGTAGTCGCACTAGGCAAAGCGCTACAATTGCCGCCTAACGCCCACGGCCAACTTAAATTTGGCATATCTGcagtagcaacagcaacaatactAAAGCATCGCATATCTCGTGCTAtgcgttcatacatacatacacacatatcctTCCCACAAAATAGTAAGCGTCGATTACCAAAAACGAAAGTCAAGTCGGCGCAGCCAAGCGTGCAGGCAAGCAAGCAGCTAGTCAGCCAGTCAGTCAGCCAGGCAGTTAGTGAGCCAACTACATATTGTCTGTATGTAGCTTGGTAGCCAagcaatttcaaccatggaaacttaatttatgttttcagcgttgttgagaatttttttttctcttttttgccaCATCACATTCATTTTGCGGCCTGCTTTGCCAGTCTTCATGCGACTCCTTGCCTGcattttcactactttttcacttttctcttaagaatgaaatttattttgccaagtcatgttgaagaaaatttttataagttttacaTGTACAGTAGATGTGGCAGTTTGTGGGTGAGTGGGGGAGTTTTTATGTATGCACGAGTATATGTTTATGTGTACGTACAATAGGTAATGTGAGGGCGGCTGGTTTGTGAGTTTGGAACGGCTTACGCGCCAGCAATGGGCATAACGTTGTAAAGCAGGACAAGACGTGGTAACTCACGGAATGAAAATAGTTAAgatagaaaaatacaaaataaggaaaatttGTATTCCTTAAATCGGATGACTTtgtgtaattttgttgttgtttttatttttactgttgctactgctgctgctaccCAAAGCTGCGCCAGCTTACTAAGTTTGTGTGCATGcacgtacgagtatgtatgtatgtaaatatgtgtgtattttaTGCGTGATAGTGGCCCACGTAACGCACGGCAGTGTATTCAACTATATTGCCGGGGATACAGAGAGAATTAtgtataatggaaaatttttcatagaatttgcagaaaaatgaaaacaaaaaaatgaaataatatagggaaaaatgaaaatagaagCTCATAGACGGCAACTTCGGAATGTGTATGTGTTAataaatatgtgtgcatgtgcgaGTTACGATTTTTGCGTATGCACGTGCATGTGCGTTTGCCGATTCTAAGTAATGTGTTAAGCTAGTAACAGAATTGAGTTGCACACAGGAGGGTTGGGCGATTGGACGTAGATTCAGTTTGTGTAGATAAACAGTTTGAGTTTTTGTGCTCCCATATATCTCCTCCtacggatgtatgtatgtacgctcaTGTATCAAATTCTTGGGTAATAATAACTTCTCTTCAAGTTAAACTTAAATAGTGTAGCCAAATTGTTGTGCACAAGAATCAGTAACTAGCATTTCTAGTTAATATCTAATTCAGATGCCAATATCACGAAAAGGTTAGTAGACGAGTTTGAAAATAGGCGTGGCACATAAATATTGATTGAGAATAGCTGCATATGAAAAGTAAAGAATTTATGCCCAGCAAGAAAAATAGGataggctaggttaggttacggTGGTTGTCACTCTTAATATGGGTGTAGAGGTGCTTATTTTGGCCTGGacgcccattgtgataccagtTGTTTGTGCTCCAGCTCCTTCACCAATACTGAAAGTGGTGAACAAACGGATTCTAATTGTcaaacggccgccgtagccgaatgggttggtacgtgactaccattctgagaacgtaggttcgcgaaactccaaaaaaagaaaatgttttttctaatagcggtcgcacctcgtAATCAAtggctatgaaaaagcttctcgtaaaaaaaccatttgccgttcggagtcgacgtAAAAACTGTGGGATCCTCCGTTTGTTTAACAACATCGAGACATACGCCACAAACAGACGGAGGAACTCGGTCAaacctaacaaaagtgtacgagccaattatttatttatttatatttatttgtcagacatccaaagaagtaagagtttGGATAGCGAAGTCATGTTTTGGCAACAGCGGAACAGCGGCAGAGGATGTGTTAAACACCCCTTATCTCCTCCTCTTTTCGGCAACGGCGACAGAATTCCTTAGTGGGAATCCAGTTGCGTTTCTCATATATTTCTTATTGAAGGCTGATCAAGAATCATCAGGAACCAAAACCAGGTTCATTCCTTACAGGTCAGGCCTTTCTAGTTACCTCATAAATATACTGTGGGCCATACATTGTTGGCCAGTTGGATGCAGACGACCTGACATATATGATCAGTTTCCCTTCTAGGCAGTTTATACGCGATGCGATTTCCAAGAATGACTTTGTCTTTACTGCTGTATACCAGCTGTTTACAATAGCTCTATATCTAATTCCTACTGTGGATAAAGTGTGTTGGTACTGTCGAGAGTTTACATCAGTGACAACGCAGCTATAGCTATTAAGTCACCTTGAAAGGCGTGAAGGGAAAGGAGATACTCAGAATTGCATgactttttatcaaatttttcgttTGTGCACTATGAATTCGATATATAATTACTCTCAGCTATGTTATGTAGCgggatttatattattttaatatttataaattaattataaatccgtatttgttttgtatttgtaatGCAACTCTTCGTATAGGTATTAGCTTCACTTACtattttgttgaataactttaaGATATAATATTCAAGCATTTCTAATTACCATATATCTCCTCCTCctctttttatgttttcttaaaCAGTAATAACAAAAATGGCCGCGTCTATTTATGCCACCCCACCGCCAGACTTAAGCAGCGAGGACACTGCACTTTCCGATGTCTCCAATGCATCTTCGCTAAATAACCGCAGCAACAGTAACAgtaatagcaacagcaacaacaacagcaataacaacactaCCAATAACAACACAAACTGTAACACCACAACTACATGTAACGATAACACAACAAATACTAACCCAGTGACAACTAAGCACAAACGCACAATTACCGAAGTCCTAGCCAGTAGAGGCAGTGCAAGCCAAAGAGATCAGAAGTCGCCAAAGCGCCGTAATAGCGCATCACCAAATGCGTCTAACGGTGGAATCACTACAAGTGACGCAATTACAGTGGAGGAGGCCATTGGTAGTACAACAGAAGATGAAAGGGTAGTTGAAGATGACGCCGACATGTCAACGACATTGCCAGCAGAAAGCGCCACAATGGCAGCCGTAGCTGCGGCAGCTAATGCAGCAGCTATGCAGCTACAATTGTTAGAGGCGATCAACGATGCTGCGAAAAAGCGACGCAAGCAGAATAATCCCAGCCGCTTGGGTGCACAAGCAGCCGCAGCAGCTGCGGCAACACTACAGCTAAACAAAAGTACTGAAGGCGCAGTAACCAACGCGACTGCGGAAGCCATAATTGCAGATAAGGAACAAAATGTGGCGGATAACATGCCACTAACAACACTGCCAGTAGATTATGAGGAGAAATTATCGAAAATGTGTCTACCAAAATCTATGGAACAGTTGAAGGAAACGTTTGAATTGCTACAGCACAAGCAACAGCAACTTGGAAACATATCATCAGACACAGGAGTGACACGGGCGAATTCGAACAATTTGGCGCCTCACGAATTTATCACAAAAACAGAGACCGATTTGGATACAAAATCAGTCGCAACTGATCAAATAAGCGAAGAGAAGGCTTCGGAGTTACAAAAACTGGCAGAAGAGTTGAGAAATCCCTATCAGACATTTTGTAAAACATGtggcgaaaattttgaaaccgAATTTAAACTTGGCTTGCATATGTTGCAAGAGCATCAAAATGAGGAGGTCCACACAGATGAGGCGCAACAAAAGGCAGAGCTCATACCGTACGACATGCTATCGGCCGTGAACGTTAAAATCGAACGTGTCGATGATGAGAGCTCTACATCACCGCCCGTTACTGCTACGCAGAGCAATCAGAATGAGAACGCCGCACCAACAAGTCTCCTAGCGAATGGCAAAGAGCTCTGGCTGAATGCCATGCCAGGCATGGGATTCTCATTTCCGCCAGAAGCTGCCGCGGCAGCAGCACTCTCGGCTAGCGGCTATCTTCCGCTACTGGGTATGCCTAGCTTTCCCACCGTCGACGGCTTAAATCGCCCACCGCTGCGCATTTTCAATCCCGAAGCCTATTGTGATCTCTGCAATAAGGAATTCtgcaacaaatactttttgaagACGCACAAGGCCAATAAGCATGGCATCTATGATCCTGCCGGTTCAGTGAGTGCTGAGAGCAATGCCAATGTAACTGGTGGAAATATGAATGCCATGACACAAATGTTGCAGTTGCAaatgcagcagcagcaacaccaacaccaacaacagcaacaacaacaaaatatacatCAATTGCAACAGAAACAACAACTGGCCATGGAAGAGGCACACAACAAGCAGATTAGTGGGCAAGCAGGCAACGGTGCACAACCGCAACAACTCACCCCACCCGCACCACCCCCTGTATATTGCGATGTTTGTTCAAAGCGGTTTACTAATATCTTCGCAATGCGCCGTCATCGCGCCAAAGCGCATGACCAACCGCGCAACAGTCCCGTCGAACAGCCGACCCCAACACCTCCACCGCAACCGCCGTCACAGTCTCAGTCTCAGCCACAGCCACATTCATTTAAACTAGACACAGCTACAGCTGCTCAGGATGAATTAAAGCATGAAGTATCACAGGATGCTGCTACTAAACAATTCCGAATGCCTGATGGATTTCGGCAGGATTTCACACTAGAGCAAGAAGAAGTGGCTTTCACCCCACAACCTCGAAAACTATCACCGCAATCGCAGCAACAGGCGCGTGATGCAAATTTCGCACACGATAAGTTACGTCATCTTGGCGTACTTAATCCAGAAGCCTTCTGCGAAATCTGTTGCAAGGAATACTGCAACAAGTATTTCCTGCGTACACACAAATGGAAACGTCATGGTATATTTGTGCCCCCAGATGATCTCAAGAGCGAACAACTGCAATTGATGCAGAAGACACCATGGCCCTTCATGGGTCTGCCGGGCCTGTCTGGTGTGCCATTAAACCTCATGATGGCTAATGACAAGACACTTATGGCTCAACGCATGTTTGCTGCCGCCACAGCAGCTACTTCTACAGCCAATGCTAGCATGGATGACACACCACAACACATGGCTAAACGCATTAAGCTTGAGCAAGTTGACGAAGAATTGCGAGCAAATGATGAAAATCAAGAGAATAAATGTTTGCTCAGACGTCAGTCTGCTgaccagcagcaacagcagcaggagCAGCAACAAACAGGTTCACATAGTGTGCCGTCCACGCCGGAGCCACTGAAAATATTAGCGGAGTCCTACAATTCGGGTGCCAATATGCCAGCTAGTCCCGAGGCTGCAGTtggtttgcaaaatttgcaGAAACTTCAATCCATGATACAGCAACTCAATGACCTAAATGGCAAACGTACAATGGGCTGTCATGTCTGTGGCAGAGAAATGGAAAATCAATATGCCCTGCAAGCTCACATAATGACCGAGCATGCCGGTCTGTATGATGGAAGTAGCACTTTGCCGCTTAACTTCCAACAACACCTTTTTCAACAGCACCAACAGTTGCAgacgcaacagcaacaacaacaggctCTCAAACTCTCCCCATCGGACTCTCCCGGTGTCATGCCACCACTGAATGAGATGCGCTGCAATCAGTGCGATCGAGAATTTGCCAGTATACAAGAATTCAAACAACATATCGCTGAAGTCCATCTGCTACCGGGCAGTCCACTACGCGAAGGTTTTGCCACTCCCGAACGTCCAATAAACACGAATGCTGCAACCACAGGTTCACGCCCGCCCTACACCATCACACCGACAAGCAGCTACTGCGAAATCTGCAATAAGGAGCtgtgcaataaatatttcatgaagACCCACATGCAACGCATGCACGGCATCGAAATCGAGAATGGCGCACAGATCGGTGGCGTTGTTTGCAATATCTGCAACAAAGAGCTTTGCAGCAAATATTTCCTGCGTGTGCACAAACACAACACGCATGGCATCGTCGATGAAGGCGCACCACTACCACAACCACGTCAAAATGGGCTGAGCTTCGAAactcaacagcagcagcagcagcagcaacaacagcaacaacaacagttggCATCCACAGAAAA
This genomic window contains:
- the LOC129242998 gene encoding uncharacterized protein LOC129242998; its protein translation is MAASIYATPPPDLSSEDTALSDVSNASSLNNRSNSNSNSNSNNNSNNNTTNNNTNCNTTTTCNDNTTNTNPVTTKHKRTITEVLASRGSASQRDQKSPKRRNSASPNASNGGITTSDAITVEEAIGSTTEDERVVEDDADMSTTLPAESATMAAVAAAANAAAMQLQLLEAINDAAKKRRKQNNPSRLGAQAAAAAAATLQLNKSTEGAVTNATAEAIIADKEQNVADNMPLTTLPVDYEEKLSKMCLPKSMEQLKETFELLQHKQQQLGNISSDTGVTRANSNNLAPHEFITKTETDLDTKSVATDQISEEKASELQKLAEELRNPYQTFCKTCGENFETEFKLGLHMLQEHQNEEVHTDEAQQKAELIPYDMLSAVNVKIERVDDESSTSPPVTATQSNQNENAAPTSLLANGKELWLNAMPGMGFSFPPEAAAAAALSASGYLPLLGMPSFPTVDGLNRPPLRIFNPEAYCDLCNKEFCNKYFLKTHKANKHGIYDPAGSVSAESNANVTGGNMNAMTQMLQLQMQQQQHQHQQQQQQQNIHQLQQKQQLAMEEAHNKQISGQAGNGAQPQQLTPPAPPPVYCDVCSKRFTNIFAMRRHRAKAHDQPRNSPVEQPTPTPPPQPPSQSQSQPQPHSFKLDTATAAQDELKHEVSQDAATKQFRMPDGFRQDFTLEQEEVAFTPQPRKLSPQSQQQARDANFAHDKLRHLGVLNPEAFCEICCKEYCNKYFLRTHKWKRHGIFVPPDDLKSEQLQLMQKTPWPFMGLPGLSGVPLNLMMANDKTLMAQRMFAAATAATSTANASMDDTPQHMAKRIKLEQVDEELRANDENQENKCLLRRQSADQQQQQQEQQQTGSHSVPSTPEPLKILAESYNSGANMPASPEAAVGLQNLQKLQSMIQQLNDLNGKRTMGCHVCGREMENQYALQAHIMTEHAGLYDGSSTLPLNFQQHLFQQHQQLQTQQQQQQALKLSPSDSPGVMPPLNEMRCNQCDREFASIQEFKQHIAEVHLLPGSPLREGFATPERPINTNAATTGSRPPYTITPTSSYCEICNKELCNKYFMKTHMQRMHGIEIENGAQIGGVVCNICNKELCSKYFLRVHKHNTHGIVDEGAPLPQPRQNGLSFETQQQQQQQQQQQQQQLASTENDLNRGLNLSPFGSGNSVESKSDYANYTEVCTICTRRFRSAKWLRAHLLSDHGPTGIEKLRELEQQYDPLGKSTSPTLKIPNGSASSSSSSGSGTNASNINPTAGLLSNPTNLAQALQNLNAQHLLGNMPKNMLPGMFGAVAEQALQSPRLQEYQCSMCPFTTPYYAFLFIHERSHSLLSGGTGDLSAVAQDQLTGGSSNKDEAIGHDESKPKLDSTNVALATDKSHTLPLMQTNKAATESGRVEPTNLSTRNATAVGTSKSKSTKENQAQRNAKQSEAKDNNKEMTPTKTTAHAKVDKTRTISTSPIVTATNVLSQETLNELAEKCGKIASYAVPKDVSGAATGAVDGEPQMQAFVLEMQQQQMDAVANEVGEDMEEQCNRFVPAIVYLPVTKRISGPVTVSFNLTPA